A region from the Planctomycetota bacterium genome encodes:
- a CDS encoding protein kinase: MKIVCGRCSAEVELPRNGESTQVRCPSCEAVFVLPSLADGEELVRPDTFPGYRVVALVGHGGMGAVYRAIQLSMDREVAIKVLLRKYAKVPRFVARFTREAEALAALSHPNIVGVIDRGCVGDRYYFVMEYVHGRTLRYLIRNGQVTVRSAVEMAIQICRALEAAHAAGVVHRDIKPGNILTQEEGGLVKVADFGIAHMVEEEPTDERPRRSRLGTAKYMAPEQRGTGEAVDARADIYGLGVTLHEMLTGELPSGSPPSAANRLVPKELDAIVERATRPDRAERFQSAAEMRQALEAALQAVKREETSATEVLSSALAEQIACPVCHQTVSAAEWACPACHTTLSEPCYRPGCEGVNRAGAEVCSRCGGHLRILERQRRAELEELLERAEAEVASGELIRAGRLLEEIEADHHAAFADLHARAKELVRRLLVARPVSPLRSFAWGLAALVAVGLVALAAWRLAKALAPPPAPQGDPRPTTTELVTTRVSVSTVVPPRPPRAVVTPREALRGYLLAVTDPAWASRAPGLRLAAACDAAQLIAPGKGEAQAQAAVALAKSLAELDRAVAPEPEALRVCTAAALDVLIDVLARELARQRAAARVRAIAAEYAVAARAASDPGRRVDLAASALHDLLVEGERQGNAAPDLPGRLLLLEASLDAVAERRVRPGAERVVRAGDLLLRHLRRDAASAAFPEILQDADGKLARAEHSQEPLVRVALALEAIVEALAARAVARGAE, from the coding sequence TTGAAGATCGTCTGCGGCCGGTGCTCAGCCGAGGTGGAACTGCCCCGCAACGGGGAGAGCACGCAGGTTCGCTGCCCGTCCTGCGAGGCGGTGTTCGTGCTGCCCTCGCTGGCCGATGGCGAGGAACTGGTGCGTCCCGACACCTTTCCCGGCTACCGCGTGGTGGCACTGGTGGGCCACGGCGGAATGGGGGCCGTGTACCGCGCGATCCAGCTCTCGATGGACCGCGAAGTGGCCATCAAGGTGCTGTTGCGCAAGTACGCCAAAGTGCCGCGCTTCGTGGCACGCTTCACGCGCGAGGCCGAGGCCCTGGCGGCGCTGAGCCACCCGAACATCGTGGGCGTGATTGACCGCGGGTGCGTGGGCGACCGCTACTACTTCGTGATGGAGTACGTGCACGGCCGCACCCTCCGGTACCTGATCCGCAACGGCCAGGTGACCGTGCGCTCGGCCGTCGAGATGGCGATCCAGATCTGCCGCGCCCTGGAAGCCGCCCACGCCGCCGGCGTGGTGCACCGGGACATCAAGCCGGGCAACATCCTCACGCAGGAGGAGGGCGGCCTGGTGAAGGTGGCCGACTTCGGCATCGCGCACATGGTGGAGGAGGAGCCGACCGATGAGCGGCCGCGCCGCTCGCGCCTCGGCACCGCCAAGTACATGGCGCCCGAGCAGCGCGGCACCGGCGAGGCCGTGGACGCGCGGGCCGATATCTACGGGCTGGGCGTCACCCTGCACGAGATGCTCACCGGTGAGCTGCCCTCGGGCTCGCCGCCCAGCGCGGCCAATCGCCTGGTGCCGAAGGAGCTGGATGCGATCGTGGAGCGCGCCACGCGGCCCGACCGCGCGGAGCGCTTCCAGTCCGCCGCTGAGATGCGGCAGGCCCTGGAGGCGGCGCTCCAGGCCGTGAAACGCGAAGAGACCTCGGCCACCGAGGTCCTCTCCAGCGCCCTGGCCGAGCAGATCGCCTGTCCTGTCTGCCACCAGACGGTGTCGGCCGCCGAGTGGGCCTGCCCGGCCTGCCACACGACGCTCAGCGAGCCGTGCTACCGCCCAGGCTGCGAGGGCGTGAACCGGGCGGGGGCGGAGGTGTGCTCGCGGTGCGGGGGGCACCTGCGGATTCTCGAGCGCCAGCGGCGGGCCGAGCTCGAGGAACTCCTCGAGCGCGCAGAGGCCGAGGTGGCCTCGGGCGAACTGATCCGCGCAGGCCGCCTGCTCGAGGAGATCGAGGCCGACCATCACGCGGCGTTCGCCGACCTCCACGCGCGGGCGAAGGAGCTCGTACGCAGGCTGCTGGTCGCGCGCCCTGTCTCGCCGCTGCGCAGCTTCGCCTGGGGCCTGGCGGCGCTGGTGGCCGTTGGTCTGGTGGCCCTGGCCGCCTGGCGGCTGGCGAAGGCGCTGGCGCCGCCACCGGCGCCCCAGGGCGACCCGAGGCCGACCACGACCGAACTCGTGACTACGCGGGTCTCCGTGTCAACCGTGGTCCCGCCGCGACCCCCCCGCGCGGTGGTCACACCGCGCGAGGCGCTGAGAGGGTACCTGCTGGCCGTGACCGACCCTGCGTGGGCGTCCCGGGCGCCCGGGCTCCGCCTCGCGGCTGCGTGCGATGCCGCTCAGCTCATCGCGCCCGGCAAGGGCGAGGCGCAGGCCCAGGCAGCCGTCGCGCTAGCGAAGAGCCTGGCCGAACTCGACCGGGCCGTCGCGCCGGAACCCGAGGCGCTGCGTGTATGCACGGCCGCGGCTCTGGATGTGCTCATTGATGTGCTGGCCAGGGAACTGGCCCGGCAGCGCGCGGCAGCCCGTGTGCGCGCCATCGCGGCCGAGTATGCCGTGGCGGCGCGCGCCGCCAGCGACCCCGGGCGCAGGGTGGATCTGGCGGCCTCGGCCCTGCATGATCTGCTGGTGGAGGGGGAACGCCAGGGCAATGCGGCGCCGGACCTGCCGGGCCGCCTCCTGCTGCTGGAGGCCAGCCTCGATGCCGTGGCCGAGCGGCGCGTGCGCCCTGGGGCCGAGCGCGTGGTCCGGGCGGGCGACCTGCTGCTGCGGCACCTGCGGCGCGACGCCGCGAGCGCCGCGTTCCCCGAGATTCTCCAGGATGCCGACGGCAAGCTCGCGAGGGCGGAGCACTCGCAGGAGCCGCTCGTGCGAGTGGCGCTGGCCCTGGAAGCCATTGTGGAAGCCCTCGCCGCGCGGGCCGTCGCGCGCGGCGCCGAGTGA
- a CDS encoding FAD-dependent oxidoreductase, producing MASLRTRYVGLDLDCPIVVASAGITETVERMRQCQENGAAAVVMKSWFEEEIARQSPTPRFAVLHHDLSPAEKTFTLFSYEQASEWDLARYAQEVADAKAKLSIKIIPSINCLTDEGWARAAAEMQAAGADAIELNTSCPHGSITFRGRAVEETIFHTVEVVRRAVTIPVIAKLSPMITSPLGVAQGVEAAGANAVTIFNRMTALEIDVQEERPVLHGGYGGHGGPWAIQYPLRWISALRPQLKIDIAGSGGVASWEDVVKYLLVGATVVQTCTVVVMNGYGVLRELREGLERWMDKRGYGSLDDFRGKVNPRIVGTHEVDRRKHRRAVKRYEVLAPCKAACPLGVSAQSYVRLVAEGRYEEAVRVVRASNPFQSICGRVCYAPCEDACTRRPLGGPIAIRALKRFVDEWGRRHLPLLQQPLAAVPPTGRRVAIVGSGPAGLTAAHDLALAGHAVTVFEALDQPGGMLRVGIPDYRLPKGIVEEEIEAIRRLGVEIRTGQALGRDFTLAALRRDGFEAVLLATGAHQGGKLGIPGDDARGVVDAVGFLRQLNLGRRPDVGQRVAVVGGGNTTLDAARCALRLGAKVAYVVYRRTRAEMPAHEREIADAEAEGVRILYLSIPHSVVVDDGRVVGLRCAAGYLEPQAVRGRRPSQAVAGAEFTLAVDMVLVAAGQRPDGPMLAGEGLAAMGDGVVVADKATCATSIEGVFAAGDAAGRPGSVVVAFADGRRAAAAIERYLAGEPLEPPKTEREPKQVDARQAFARHVDKPEEPRVILPVREASVRVLDFSEVELDLDEESARREAARCLACGCGVGCGLCQKVCIYSAVKQEGASYVVDAEKCDGCGLCAVRCANHAIELLPVEVRTSPD from the coding sequence TTGGCCTCCCTCCGCACCCGATATGTCGGGCTGGATCTCGATTGCCCCATCGTGGTGGCCTCCGCGGGGATCACCGAGACCGTCGAGCGCATGCGCCAGTGCCAGGAGAACGGCGCCGCGGCCGTGGTGATGAAGTCGTGGTTCGAGGAGGAGATCGCGCGCCAGTCGCCCACGCCGCGCTTCGCCGTGCTGCACCACGATCTCAGCCCGGCCGAGAAGACCTTCACCCTGTTCTCCTACGAGCAGGCCAGCGAATGGGACCTGGCGCGGTACGCGCAAGAGGTGGCCGACGCAAAGGCCAAGCTCTCGATCAAGATCATCCCGAGCATCAACTGCCTCACCGACGAGGGCTGGGCCCGGGCTGCGGCCGAGATGCAGGCCGCGGGCGCCGATGCCATCGAGCTGAACACGTCGTGCCCCCACGGTTCGATCACGTTTCGGGGCAGGGCCGTCGAGGAGACGATCTTCCACACGGTGGAGGTGGTGCGCAGGGCGGTGACAATCCCCGTCATCGCCAAGCTGAGCCCGATGATCACGTCGCCGCTGGGCGTAGCCCAGGGGGTGGAGGCCGCGGGCGCCAATGCCGTCACCATCTTCAACCGCATGACGGCGCTGGAGATTGACGTCCAGGAGGAGCGCCCCGTCCTTCACGGGGGCTATGGCGGGCACGGCGGGCCGTGGGCCATCCAGTACCCGTTGCGCTGGATCAGCGCCCTTCGACCGCAGCTCAAGATTGACATCGCGGGCTCGGGCGGCGTGGCCTCGTGGGAAGACGTGGTGAAGTACCTCCTGGTCGGAGCCACGGTGGTGCAGACCTGCACCGTCGTTGTGATGAACGGCTATGGCGTGCTCCGCGAACTCCGCGAGGGCCTCGAGCGCTGGATGGACAAGCGGGGCTACGGGAGCCTGGACGACTTCCGGGGCAAGGTGAACCCCCGCATCGTGGGCACACACGAGGTAGACCGCCGCAAGCACCGGCGCGCGGTCAAGCGCTATGAGGTGCTGGCGCCCTGCAAGGCGGCGTGCCCTCTGGGGGTGTCCGCCCAGTCCTACGTGCGTCTGGTGGCGGAGGGCCGCTATGAGGAGGCCGTGCGGGTCGTCCGGGCCAGCAACCCCTTCCAGTCCATCTGCGGGCGCGTGTGCTACGCGCCGTGCGAGGACGCCTGCACGCGCCGGCCTCTGGGCGGGCCGATCGCCATCCGCGCCCTCAAGCGGTTCGTGGACGAGTGGGGGCGCCGCCACCTGCCGCTGCTCCAACAGCCGCTCGCAGCCGTTCCGCCCACGGGCAGGCGGGTGGCCATCGTAGGCAGCGGCCCCGCCGGGCTCACGGCCGCCCACGATCTGGCCCTCGCCGGCCACGCGGTCACGGTGTTCGAGGCCCTGGACCAGCCGGGCGGCATGCTGCGCGTGGGCATCCCAGACTACCGCTTGCCGAAGGGCATCGTGGAGGAAGAGATCGAGGCGATCCGCCGCCTGGGCGTCGAAATCCGCACCGGCCAGGCCCTGGGGCGCGACTTCACCCTCGCCGCGCTGCGCCGGGATGGCTTTGAGGCGGTGTTGCTCGCCACGGGCGCTCACCAGGGCGGCAAGCTCGGCATTCCGGGCGACGACGCGCGTGGCGTGGTGGACGCCGTGGGCTTCCTGCGGCAGTTGAACCTGGGCAGGCGGCCCGATGTGGGCCAGCGCGTGGCCGTCGTGGGCGGGGGCAACACCACGCTGGATGCGGCGCGGTGCGCGCTGCGCCTCGGGGCCAAGGTGGCCTATGTCGTCTACCGCCGCACGCGCGCCGAGATGCCTGCGCACGAGCGCGAGATTGCCGACGCCGAGGCCGAGGGCGTGCGCATCCTCTACCTCTCCATTCCGCACAGCGTCGTGGTGGATGACGGGCGGGTGGTCGGCCTGAGGTGCGCGGCGGGCTATCTGGAGCCCCAGGCCGTCCGAGGCCGCCGCCCAAGCCAGGCCGTGGCGGGGGCCGAGTTCACGCTGGCCGTGGACATGGTGCTGGTGGCTGCCGGGCAGCGGCCCGATGGGCCGATGCTCGCCGGGGAGGGGCTTGCGGCGATGGGCGACGGGGTCGTGGTGGCCGACAAGGCCACGTGCGCTACGAGCATCGAGGGCGTGTTTGCCGCCGGCGACGCGGCGGGGCGGCCGGGCTCGGTCGTCGTGGCCTTCGCAGACGGGCGGCGGGCCGCCGCCGCCATCGAGCGTTATCTGGCCGGCGAGCCCCTCGAGCCGCCCAAGACCGAGCGCGAGCCGAAGCAGGTGGACGCGCGCCAGGCCTTTGCGCGGCACGTGGACAAGCCGGAGGAGCCCCGCGTCATCCTGCCTGTGCGCGAGGCGTCGGTGCGCGTGCTCGACTTCTCCGAGGTCGAACTTGACCTCGACGAGGAGTCGGCCCGACGCGAGGCCGCCCGCTGTCTTGCGTGCGGGTGCGGCGTCGGATGCGGCCTGTGCCAGAAGGTTTGCATCTACTCCGCCGTCAAGCAGGAGGGCGCCAGCTACGTGGTGGATGCCGAGAAGTGCGACGGCTGCGGCCTGTGCGCCGTGCGCTGCGCCAACCACGCCATCGAGCTGCTGCCCGTGGAAGTGCGAACCTCCCCAGACTGA